A single genomic interval of Cucumis sativus cultivar 9930 chromosome 5, Cucumber_9930_V3, whole genome shotgun sequence harbors:
- the LOC101222424 gene encoding fatty alcohol:caffeoyl-CoA acyltransferase, protein MAASTPILIQQARLLTPSQPTPPRLLSLSAIDSQLFLRFTIEYLLIYTLPSSSHPSAISSAFRAALSDLLILYFPLSGRVREKSDGSGLEVVCRSQGVLFVEAVSDFYTAADFDRPPRSVAEWRGFLSFSVEDVLDGSPPLVVQLTWLKDGALAVGVGFNHCLCDGIGSAEFLNSFAELVVGRLGRATELKPIPVWDRHLLTPQSRLSQRRTPFISPEFQRVPDLCRFMSRFVDEPLVPTSVSFGKIHLTRLKSLAHSTRRPGETAFTAFEVLAAHIWRSWAQSLKLPPNQTLKLLFSVNVRKRIKPNLPAGYYGNAFVLGCAQTTAGELGEKKLGHVAGLIKKAKESVGDEHVRHVTELVSESRVCPDSVGVLIVSQWSRLGLEKVDFGMGRPVHVGPVCCDRYCILLPVYNQTEAVKVTLAVPKSAVDKYESMVRNVAT, encoded by the coding sequence ATGGCCGCTTCCACTCCAATCCTCATCCAACAAGCCCGTCTCCTCACCCCTTCCCAACCCACTCCCCCTCGTCTCCTCTCCCTCTCCGCCATTGATTCCCAGCTCTTCCTCCGCTTCACCATCGAATATCTCCTCATCTACACTCTCCCTTCCTCCTCCCACCCCTCCGCCATTTCCTCCGCCTTCCGAGCTGCTCTCTCCGACCTTCTCATTCTCTATTTCCCTCTTTCAGGTCGGGTCAGGGAGAAATCCGATGGGTCGGGTTTGGAAGTGGTTTGTCGTTCTCAAGgggttttgtttgttgaagCAGTTTCGGATTTCTACACGGCAGCGGACTTCGATCGCCCGCCGCGTTCTGTCGCGGAGTGGCGTGGGTTTTTGTCGTTTTCTGTAGAGGATGTTTTGGATGGATCTCCGCCGTTGGTTGTTCAGTTGACGTGGCTTAAAGATGGAGCCTTGGCGGTTGGTGTTGGTTTTAATCATTGTCTTTGTGATGGAATTGGTAGTGCTGAGTTTCTTAACTCGTTTGCTGAGTTGGTTGTTGGCAGACTCGGCCGTGCTACCGAGTTGAAGCCTATTCCCGTTTGGGATCGACATCTACTCACTCCACAATCACGGCTTTCTCAACGTCGGACCCCGTTTATCTCCCCGGAATTCCAACGTGTCCCTGATCTCTGCCGTTTCATGTCACGTTTTGTTGATGAACCACTCGTTCCGACCTCGGTGAGCTTTGGAAAAATTCATCTCACGCGTTTGAAGTCACTTGCGCACTCCACGCGCCGTCCTGGAGAAACGGCGTTCACGGCTTTTGAAGTTCTTGCTGCTCATATATGGCGGAGCTGGGCTCAATCTTTGAAACTCCCTCCTAATCAAACGCTTAAGCTTCTTTTTAGTGTAAATGTAAGAAAACGGATTAAACCCAACCTTCCCGCCGGTTACTACGGCAACGCCTTCGTCCTGGGTTGCGCTCAGACCACCGCCGGGGAGCTAGGGGAGAAGAAGCTCGGACACGTTGCCGGTTTAATAAAGAAGGCGAAAGAGAGCGTGGGAGATGAACACGTGAGGCATGTGACTGAGCTGGTGAGCGAGTCGAGAGTGTGTCCTGACTCAGTGGGAGTTCTTATAGTGTCACAGTGGTCAAGGCTGGGGTTAGAGAAGGTTGATTTTGGAATGGGCCGACCCGTTCACGTGGGACCGGTTTGTTGCGACCGGTATTGTATTTTGTTACCGGTTTACAATCAAACGGAGGCTGTGAAGGTTACGTTGGCAGTCCCCAAATCTGCGGTTGACAAGTATGAATCCATGGTTAGAAACGTGGCCACGTGA